GTCCCACGCCAGGCAGGACATCTGCGGTCTTCAGTCCCATGCGCTCGAAGATGATCTTGCGCGCCAGCGTGTAGCCATTGGAGTGAAGGCCGGACGAAGCGAGCCCCAGCACCCGGTCGCCCGGCCTGACGAGGGCGCCCGTGATGATCCCGCTGCGCTCCACCACGCCCACCGCGAAGCCCGCGAGGTCATACTCGCCCTCGGCGTAGAGCTCGCGCAGCTCGGCTGTCTCCCCGCCCACGAGGGCGCAGCCGGCCTGGCGGCATCCCTCGGCCACGCCCTTCACGATGGCCTCCACGCGTGACGGCTCCACGCGGTGGACGGCCAGGTAGTCGAGGAAGTAGAAGGGCTCGGCCCCGTGGACGAGGAGGTCGTTGACCCCCATGGCCACGAGGTCGATGCCGACCGTGTCGTGCCGGTCGGCGAGAAAGGCGACCTTGAGCTTGGTGCCCACGCCGTCGGTCGAGGAGACGAGCACCGGCTCGCGGTAGCCGGCCGGGATGGAGACGAAGGCCGCGAAGGCGCCGAGGCCGCCCAGGACCTCGGGACGGCGCGTGGACGCCGCGAGTCTCGCGATGAGGCGGACGGCCTCCTCGCCGGCCCCGATGTCCACGCCGGCCGCTCGGTATGTCAGTGGGTCCATGAACTCCGGGTCCTGGGCCAATTTGCTTCGCCAGTTCTACTCAGCCCTCGCCTCGCAGCTGCGCTGCTCAGCTCGAAGGGCCACGTTCTCGGTCGCCAGCAACCCTCAACGTACGATCCACTCAGCTCTCGCCTCGGGCTTCGCCCTCAGCTCGAAAGGCCACGTACGCCTCGCGTTGCTGGCTCCCTCGGGCCTCGTCTGGCTCGCAACTTGGCCCAGGACGGGGACTGCTTTCACACCCTCACCAACCGAGAACGTGTTGGCCCGGCACTACGAGTCGAAGAGCTTGAGCTGGGCCACGTCGCCCGTGTCGAATCCGACGCGGTACTGCCCCGTGAAGCAGGCATGGCAGAAGTGGGCCGGATCATTGCCGGTGGCCTTGAGCATGCCCTCGAGCGAGAGATAGCCGAGCGAGTCGGCGGAGAGGTATTTCAGGATCTCCGCGACCTCGTGGCTCGAGCCGATGAGCTCCTTCCGCGTCGGCGTATCGATGCCGTAGTAGCAGGGCCACTGGATGGGCGGCGAGGAGATGCGCACGTGGACCTCTCGGGCCCCGGCCTGTCGCACCATCTTGACGATCTTGCGACTGGTCGTCCCGCGCACGATGGAGTCGTCCACCACCACCACGCGCTTGCCTGCGAGCACCTCGCGGTTCGGGTTGAGCTTGACCTTGACGCCGAAGTGCCGGATCCCCTGCTTGGGCTCGATGAAGGTGCGCCCCACGTAGTGATTGCGCACGAGCCCTGAGTCGTAGGGTAGCCCCGCCTCCTCCGCGAAGCCGAGGGCGGCCCCCACCCCGGAGTCCGGCACGGGAATGACCAGATCGGCGGTCACCGGGTGCTCGCGGGCGAGCTGGTGGCCCAGGGCCTTGCGCACGACGTGGACGTTGCGGCCCCACAGGACGGAATCGGGGCGCGCGAAGTACACGTACTCGAAGACGCACTGGAGACGCTCCTGCGGGCGGAAGGGCTTGAAGCTCTGGAGCCCCGCGTCGTTCACGAGGACGATCTCGCCCGGCTCCACGTCTCGGACGATCTTGGCCTCCATGAGATCCAGCGCGCAGGTCTCCGAGGCGAGCACCCAGGCGTCCTCGAGCTTGCCCAGGGTCATGGGGCGGAAGCCCGACGGATCGCGGACGGCGATGATCGAGTCGGGAGTGAGGAGCAGGAGCGTGTAGGCGCCCTTGACCTGGTTGAGGGCTCGCGCGAGCTGGTCCACCAGGGTCCCGCCCTCGGCGCGCGCGAGCAGGTGCAGGATGACCTCCGTGTCCGAGGAAGACTGGAAGACGGCGCCATCAGCCTCCAGGTCCCGCCGCAGCTCGTCGGCATTGACCAGGTTGCCGTTGTGCGCGATGGCCACCGGACCATGGGCCGTGGTCGCCGTGATCGGCTGGGCGTTGCGGAGGCTCGAGGTGCCCGCCGTGGAATAGCGAACGTGTCCCATGGCCCGGTGGCCGGGGAGCCGCCGGAGCCGCTCCGGGCTGAACACGTCGGCGACCCAGCCCATGGCCTTCTCGACGTGGAACGCATGGCCGTCCGTCGCCGCGATTCCCGCCGACTCCTGGCCGCGGTGCTGGAGCGCGTAGAGACCGAGATAGACGACGTTGGAGGCCTCGGCATGGTTCCAGACGCCGAACAGACCGCACTCGTCGTGGAACTTGTCGTCGAGCTCGAAAGCTTGCTCCTCAGGCGACATGTCGCTCAAAACCGTGCCTCCACGCGTGATCCAGCCTGTCCAGCGGCACCGAGAGGACCGTCACGCCTCCGCGCCTCGCCACCAACCCCTCGCCCCCCACGCGGCCCAGCCACCTCCACGGCAGCGCGAACTCGCCCATGAGCCGCTCGAAGTGACGCTCCGCCTCTGGCCGGACCGACACCACCACTCGCGACGGCCCCTCGCCGAAGAGGGCGAGGTCGACGCGACCTCCGTCATCGTCCATCTCCACCGTCGCCCCCACGGGGCGCGGCCCCGACACACAGCTCTCGGCCAGCGCGACGGCCAGGCCCCCTTCCGAGCAATCGTGGGCCGAGCGCACGAGCCCGGCGGCGATGGCGGCCCGGCACGCCTCGTGAACCCGCCGCTCCTGCTGAAGATCGAGCGGGGCGAGCGGCCCCGCTATCTTGGCGTGGAGCACCCACAGGAGCTCCGAGCCCCCGAGGCTGACCGCCGAGGGGCCGAGCAGCGCGATCCGGTCGCCTTCCTGCTCGAACCACTGGGTCCGCCGACTCTCGGCCTCGTCGATGAGCCCCGCCATCCCGATCACCGGGGTCGGCAAGATCGCCTGCCCCAGGGTCTCATTGTAAAAGGAGACATTGCCTCCGACCACCGGGATATCGAGGGCACGACAGGCCTCGGCGATCCCCGCCACAGCCTCCTTGAACTGCCAGAGGATTTCCGGCCGCTCCGGCGAGCCGAAGTTGAGGCAATCGGTCACCGCCAGGGGACGGGCGCCCGACACGGCCAGGTTCCTGGCCGCCTCGGCCACGGCCATGGCGGCGCCCGCGCGCGGGTCGAGATAGACGAAGCGCGCATTACAGTCCGTGGTAAGGGCCACCGCCTTGCGCGTGCCCTTGATGCGCAGGATGCCCGCATCTGACCCGGGCATGACCAGGGTATTGATCCCCACCTGCTGATCGTATTGACGGTAGACCCATGCCTTGGAGGCTATGCCCGGAGAGCCCAGCAGCATCATGAGCGCCTCGGAGCAGTCGGCGGAGGCGGGAAGCGTGAGCGGATCGAAGGCCCCGAGGCCGTCCTGCCAGCCGGGGCGCGCGGTGGGCTTGTCGTAGATCGGCGCCTCGTCAGTGAGAGCCTTGACGGGAACCTCCGCGACCACCGCGCTTTTCATCCGGACGCGCAGGCAGCCATCGTCGGTCACACGTCCGATCTCGACGGCATCGAGCTCCCACTTGGCAAAGACGCGGCGCACCTCCTCTTCGCGGCCGCGGGCCGCCACCAGCAGCATGCGTTCCTGCGACTCGGAGAGCATGATCTCGTACGGGGTCATCCCCGTCTCGCGCTGAGGCACCCGCGAGAGCTCCACCTCCATGCCCGTGCCCGCGCGGGCCGGCATCTCGGAGCACGCGCAGGCGAGCCCCGCCGCGCCCATGTCCTGGATGCCGAGCACCGCGCCCGTCTCCATGGCCTCGAGGCAGGCTTCCAGAAGCAGCTTCTCCGTGAAGGGGTCGCCCACCTGCACGGTGGGCCGCCGCTCTTCGGCGCCCTCGTCGAAGGTGGCCGAGGCCATGGTGGCGCCGTGAATGCCGTCCCGGCCCGTCTTGGCGCCGACGTAGAAGACGGGATTCCCCGGCCCCTCCGCGCGGGCGCGGAAGATATGCGACTTGCTCACGAGCCCTACGGCCATGGCATTGACGAGCGGGTTGCCGGCATACTCGGGAGCGAAATTGACCTCGCCGCCCAGGTTCGGAACACCGAAGCAGTTGCCATACCAGCTGATACCGGACACCACGCCCTCGATGAGGCGGCGGCTCCGTGGATCCTCGGCGGGACCGAAGCGGAGCGAGTCGAGCACGGCGATGGGGCGGGCGCCCATGGTGAAGATGTCGCGCAGAATGCCGCCCACGCCCGTGGCCGCCCCCTGGAAGGGCTCGATGAAGGATGGGTGATTGTGGCTCTCGATCTTGAAGGTGAGGGCGAGGTCCCCGCCCAGATCCACGATGCCCGCATTCTCCCCGGGGCCCTGGAGCACGGCGGGCCCCGTGGTGGGCAGGCCGCGCAGGAAGAGGCGCGAGTGCTTGTAGGCGCAGTGCTCGGACCACAGGGCGCTGAAGAGGCCGAGCTCGGTGAAGGTGGGCTCCCGGCCGAGGCGCCGGATGATGCGATCGTACTCCTCGCCGGTGAGGCCGGAGGCGAGGGCTAAATCCAGCGTGACCTTAGGCTCGGCCCCGCTCACCCCGTCTCCACCGCACGCTCGGCCCTCCTAGCGCTTGAGGAATGAGCCGTCCTCGACCAGGCTGCCGAGGAGCGAGTGGAAGATCAAGAGGCCGTCCGTGCCGCCCATGGCGTTCTCGCTGGCGCGCTCCGGATGAGGCATGAGCCCGAGCACGGTGCCCTCCTCGTTGATCACGCCGGCGATATTGTCGAGCGAGCCATTGGGATTGGCGTCCTTGACTACGCGACCGTCTTCCGCGCAGTAGCGGAAGACGATCTGCTTCTGGTCGCGCAGGCGCCGGAGGGTTTCGGGATCGGAGTAGAACTTGCCCTCGCCGTGCGAGATGGGCATTTTCAGGATCTGGCCCGGTCGCATGAGCCGCGTGAACGGCGTCTCGGCGTTCTCGACGCGGAGATGGGTCGACTGGCAGCGGTACTGCAGGCACTCGTTGCGCATGAGCGCCCCCGGCAGGAGCTTCGCCTCGCAGAGGATCTGGAACCCATTGCACGAGCCCAGGACGAGGCCGCCCTTGGCCACGAACTCGGGCAGAGCCTCGACCACCGGCGAGCGCCCCGCCACCGCACCGGCGCGCAAATAGTCACCGTAGGAGAAACCGCCCGGAAGGATCAAGCAGTCGAAATCGTCGAGCTGCCGGTCCCGGTGCCAGACGTAGCGGACGGGCTGGCGGAGGACCTCGCTGATGACGTAATGGAAATCGCAGTCACTCCACGTCCCGGGAAACACCACTACGCCGAAGTTCATGGGGGCCGAGCCATCCTCCTTGGGTGAGGGCTAATCCACTCTAACCTGCCGGCAGGAATCTGACAAGGGGGACGCGCGGTTAGGCGAGCACTTCGACCGTATAGTCCTCGATGACGGGATTGGTGAGCAGTCTCGCGCACATCTCCTCGATCCGCTGGCGAGCCGCCTCGCCCCCGACACCGTCCAGCTCGAGCTCGAGCACCTTGCCGACGCGGAGCTCCCGCACCTCGCCGAACCCGAGTCCATGCAGAGCGCGCTGGACGGAGGCGCCCTGGACGTCGAGAATGCCCGGCTTGAGCCGGACGAGGACGCGGGCCTTCACGAACCCGAGCCCACGAGCCGCCGGTACACCTCCTGGTAAGCCTCCTCGACGCGGCCGAGGTCGCGCCGGAAGCGATCCTTGTCGAGCTTCTCGAGGGTGTCCGCGTCCCAGAGGCGACAGGTGTCGGGGCTGATCTCGTCGCCCAGGTACAGCTTGCCTCCGGCCCTGCCGAACTCGAGCTTGAAGTCCACGAGGATGAGCCCCTTGCGCTTGAGAAGCGGTCGCAGGAGCGCGTTGATCTTCAGGGCCATCCGCTTCATCCAGGCCAGCTCCTTCGGGGTGGCCAGCTTGAGCATGCGGACATGGTCCTCGGTGATCATGGGATCGCCGAGCGGGTCAGACTTGTAGAAGAACTCGACGATGGGGGGCTTGATGGCCACCCCCTCCTCGAGCCCCGTCCGCTTGGCGAGGGTACCCGCCACGATATTGCGCGGAATGACCTCGATCTTGACGATGTCGAGCCGGCGGCAGAGCATCTCGCGATCGGACAGGGTGCCGAGGTAATGCGTGGGCACGCCGGCCTTCCCCAGGCGCTCGAAGAGCACGGCCGACATCTTGTTGTTGACCACGCCCTTGCCCAGAATGGTCCCGCGCTTGAGGGCATTGAAGGCGGTAGCGTCGTCCTTGAAGTACTGGATGACCTTGCCCGGGTCGTCGGTGGTGTAGACGATCTTGGCCTTACCCTCGTAGATCTTCTGCCGCTTCTCCATGTCACCCTTTCACTGGGGCTCGAGCTTCAAAATAGGGATGCCGGACCCTACCGAAGACCAACGCGCTTGTAGATGGCGTCCACGTTTCGGAGATACCAGGCCGGATCGAAGCACCCGTCGAGATCGGCGGGGGTGAGGCGGGCCGTCACCTCCGGATCGCCGGCGAGGAGAGCGCGGAAGGGCTTCCGCTCCTGCCAGGCTCGCATGGCATTCCGCTGAACCATCTCGTAGGCCTGCTGGCGCGGGAGCCCGGTCTCGGCCAGGCGCAGGAGCACGCGCTGGGAGTACATGAGGCCGTAGCTGCGCTCCATGTTCTCCTTCATCCGCTCCGGGTACACCTGGAGCCCCTCGATGATCCCCGTCATTCGGTGAAGCATGTAGTCGAGCAGGATGGTGGAGTCGGGCAGGATGACCCGCTCGACCGAGGAATGACTGATGTCACGCTCGTGCCAGAGGGCCACGTTCTCGAGCGCGGCCAGGGCATTGGTCCGGACGAGGCGGGCCAGCCCGCTCACGTTCTCCGTACCCACGGGGTTGCGCTTGTGGGGCATGGAGCTCGAGCCCTTCTGGCCTTCCGAGAAGGGCTCCTCGGCTTC
The genomic region above belongs to Candidatus Methylomirabilota bacterium and contains:
- the purM gene encoding phosphoribosylformylglycinamidine cyclo-ligase, which produces MDPLTYRAAGVDIGAGEEAVRLIARLAASTRRPEVLGGLGAFAAFVSIPAGYREPVLVSSTDGVGTKLKVAFLADRHDTVGIDLVAMGVNDLLVHGAEPFYFLDYLAVHRVEPSRVEAIVKGVAEGCRQAGCALVGGETAELRELYAEGEYDLAGFAVGVVERSGIITGALVRPGDRVLGLASSGLHSNGYTLARKIIFERMGLKTADVLPGVGRTVADELLEPTRIYVKPVLSLIKSVPVLAMAHVTGGGITENLPRVLPEQCQALIDPGAWPVPAIFRVIQEAGRVEDAEMRRAFNMGLGYLLVVRPGDAERAAALLGQAGERVFDVGEIRAGARSVVYA
- the purF gene encoding amidophosphoribosyltransferase, giving the protein MSPEEQAFELDDKFHDECGLFGVWNHAEASNVVYLGLYALQHRGQESAGIAATDGHAFHVEKAMGWVADVFSPERLRRLPGHRAMGHVRYSTAGTSSLRNAQPITATTAHGPVAIAHNGNLVNADELRRDLEADGAVFQSSSDTEVILHLLARAEGGTLVDQLARALNQVKGAYTLLLLTPDSIIAVRDPSGFRPMTLGKLEDAWVLASETCALDLMEAKIVRDVEPGEIVLVNDAGLQSFKPFRPQERLQCVFEYVYFARPDSVLWGRNVHVVRKALGHQLAREHPVTADLVIPVPDSGVGAALGFAEEAGLPYDSGLVRNHYVGRTFIEPKQGIRHFGVKVKLNPNREVLAGKRVVVVDDSIVRGTTSRKIVKMVRQAGAREVHVRISSPPIQWPCYYGIDTPTRKELIGSSHEVAEILKYLSADSLGYLSLEGMLKATGNDPAHFCHACFTGQYRVGFDTGDVAQLKLFDS
- the purQ gene encoding phosphoribosylformylglycinamidine synthase subunit PurQ, translated to MNFGVVVFPGTWSDCDFHYVISEVLRQPVRYVWHRDRQLDDFDCLILPGGFSYGDYLRAGAVAGRSPVVEALPEFVAKGGLVLGSCNGFQILCEAKLLPGALMRNECLQYRCQSTHLRVENAETPFTRLMRPGQILKMPISHGEGKFYSDPETLRRLRDQKQIVFRYCAEDGRVVKDANPNGSLDNIAGVINEEGTVLGLMPHPERASENAMGGTDGLLIFHSLLGSLVEDGSFLKR
- the purC gene encoding phosphoribosylaminoimidazolesuccinocarboxamide synthase; the protein is MEKRQKIYEGKAKIVYTTDDPGKVIQYFKDDATAFNALKRGTILGKGVVNNKMSAVLFERLGKAGVPTHYLGTLSDREMLCRRLDIVKIEVIPRNIVAGTLAKRTGLEEGVAIKPPIVEFFYKSDPLGDPMITEDHVRMLKLATPKELAWMKRMALKINALLRPLLKRKGLILVDFKLEFGRAGGKLYLGDEISPDTCRLWDADTLEKLDKDRFRRDLGRVEEAYQEVYRRLVGSGS
- the purL gene encoding phosphoribosylformylglycinamidine synthase subunit PurL yields the protein MSGAEPKVTLDLALASGLTGEEYDRIIRRLGREPTFTELGLFSALWSEHCAYKHSRLFLRGLPTTGPAVLQGPGENAGIVDLGGDLALTFKIESHNHPSFIEPFQGAATGVGGILRDIFTMGARPIAVLDSLRFGPAEDPRSRRLIEGVVSGISWYGNCFGVPNLGGEVNFAPEYAGNPLVNAMAVGLVSKSHIFRARAEGPGNPVFYVGAKTGRDGIHGATMASATFDEGAEERRPTVQVGDPFTEKLLLEACLEAMETGAVLGIQDMGAAGLACACSEMPARAGTGMEVELSRVPQRETGMTPYEIMLSESQERMLLVAARGREEEVRRVFAKWELDAVEIGRVTDDGCLRVRMKSAVVAEVPVKALTDEAPIYDKPTARPGWQDGLGAFDPLTLPASADCSEALMMLLGSPGIASKAWVYRQYDQQVGINTLVMPGSDAGILRIKGTRKAVALTTDCNARFVYLDPRAGAAMAVAEAARNLAVSGARPLAVTDCLNFGSPERPEILWQFKEAVAGIAEACRALDIPVVGGNVSFYNETLGQAILPTPVIGMAGLIDEAESRRTQWFEQEGDRIALLGPSAVSLGGSELLWVLHAKIAGPLAPLDLQQERRVHEACRAAIAAGLVRSAHDCSEGGLAVALAESCVSGPRPVGATVEMDDDGGRVDLALFGEGPSRVVVSVRPEAERHFERLMGEFALPWRWLGRVGGEGLVARRGGVTVLSVPLDRLDHAWRHGFERHVA
- the purS gene encoding phosphoribosylformylglycinamidine synthase subunit PurS, with the protein product MKARVLVRLKPGILDVQGASVQRALHGLGFGEVRELRVGKVLELELDGVGGEAARQRIEEMCARLLTNPVIEDYTVEVLA